Proteins encoded together in one Carya illinoinensis cultivar Pawnee chromosome 3, C.illinoinensisPawnee_v1, whole genome shotgun sequence window:
- the LOC122303999 gene encoding uncharacterized protein LOC122303999, which yields MSIENTIVRFTGKNFPIWEFQFKIFLKGKELSNHIDNSAKIPTDEKEFAQWEIKDAKVISWLLGTIESHLVTNLRCFTTAQAMWDYLHRIYHQDHSARKFQLELEISNYSQGNLPIAQFYSGFINLWSEYSAIAHAKVPTAALAALQAVHAESQCDQFLMKLRPEFEPVRAGLVNRDPVPSLDICLGDLLREEQRLSTQISMTSETVNVAYAAHGRGRNKLQCFNCKEFGHITRNCPKKVCNYCKKEGHIIKDCRIRPQNRQSQAFQADVQSSASSSVPSTVSCDSSVLTPAMVQRLCLLLQP from the coding sequence ATGTCTATTGAAAATACTATTGTACGATTTACTGGCAAAAATTTTCCTATATGGGAATTtcaatttaagatttttttgaaaggaaaagaattatCAAATCATATTGATAATTCTGCAAAGATTCCTACTGATGAAAAAGAATTTGCTCAATGGGAGATCAAGGATGCCAAGGTAATCTCCTGGCTATTGGGGACCATTGAGTCTCACCTTGTGACCAATCTTCGCTGTTTTACTACAGCTCAGGCTATGTGGGATTATCTTCACCGTATTTACCATCAAGATCATAGTGCTCGAAAGTTTCAATTAGAGTTGGAAATTAGTAATTATAGTCAAGGCAATTTACCTATCGCACAATTTTATTCCGGTTTTATTAACCTTTGGAGCGAGTATTCTGCCATTGCTCATGCAAAGGTTCCTACTGCGGCCCTCGCGGCTCTTCAAGCAGTTCATGCTGAGAGTCAATGCGATCAGTTTTTAATGAAACTTCGACCCGAATTTGAGCCTGTTCGAGCTGGTTTAGTGAACCGTGATCCAGTTCCTTCTTTAGACATTTGTTTGGGAGATTTATTGCGTGAAGAACAACGGCTATCCACTCAGATAAGTATGACTTCTGAGACTGTAAATGTAGCCTATGCAGCACATGGGAGGGGGAGGAACAAGTTACAATGTTTCAACTGCAAGGAATTTGGTCATATTACTCGCAATTGTCCAAAGAAAGTTTGTAATTACTGCAAGAAAGAGGGCCATATCATCAAAGACTGTCGAATACGGCCTCAGAACCGCCAATCCCAAGCTTTTCAGGCTGATGTTCAGTcctctgcttcttcttctgtgCCTTCTACTGTAAGCTGTGATTCATCTGTTCTTACACCAGCAATGGTCCAACGATTGTGTCTGCTTTTACAGCCTTAG